One genomic segment of Mytilus trossulus isolate FHL-02 chromosome 4, PNRI_Mtr1.1.1.hap1, whole genome shotgun sequence includes these proteins:
- the LOC134715377 gene encoding BCL2/adenovirus E1B 19 kDa protein-interacting protein 3-like produces MSSTQKIEDSWIELSGGVTPPIEAQSIYNGNLEKLLIEAQRESRSSSRPNSKESSARGSPKGLHSPTNELSNAETTQENRDPGTDWIWDWSSRPEALPPSDLGARFKHPRKSGFRSSQMIRKEDAYSLKYIIISNACSFVVGIGLASLGFYFVIKRYCRCSNLMISN; encoded by the exons ATGTCATCGACACAAAAAATTGAAG aCTCATGGATAGAACTTAGTGGGGGAGTTACGCCACCAATTGAAGCTCAGTCCATATACAATGGTAACTTAGAAAAGTTACTGATCGAAGCCCAAAGAGAATCTAGATCATCATCAAGACCTAACAGTAAAGAATCATCAGCCAGGGGCAG tccTAAAGGTCTGCACAGTCCTACAAATGAATTATCAAATGCTGAAACAACACAG gaaaaccGAGATCCAGGTACAGATTGGATTTGGGACTGGTCCAGTAGACCTGAAGCCTTACCTCCAAG TGATTTGGGAGCACGTTTCAAACACCCAAGAAAATCTGGATTTAGAAGTTCACAAATGATACGAAAAGAAGATGCTTACAGCCTGAAGTACATTATTATATCAAATGCCTGCTCCTTTGTTGTAGGAATTGGTCTTGCCAGTCTGGG atTCTATTTTGTAATAAAGAGATACTGCAGATGTAGTAATTTAATGATCTCAAACTAA